tcctaaagacttgttcttgttcggttcgggcgcagctagggaaggcacgctacaacatgtatgcatcaatactatgctaaatgattatgtgaatataatatgctttcctggctttatggtttttccgcatgatttatgaattgtcatatgtatcataacctaacacaataaGCCATAGCCTAACTTACGCTTTCTTCATCCTCCAAAAATTGATCATATTTACCATGTGGATTTTTTTGGAGCAATGCTTACTGGTATACACCGGCGGATCCAAGGGGGGCCTACCTGGGCTTTGGCACGCCCTATGGATGTAAGTTATAAATATTTTCTTTAACATAAGTAAGCTGTAAATCTGTTGGGGGGAGTTGGTTCAACGTTTTTGGTAAAGCCTTATAGATCCAAGGTTGCAGGGTTCGAGTCCCTTATCCAACGTTTGGCTGCCAACTAGTTTctcatttatttattgtttttctattccttttgaagcCTTATAAGAGTAACTATCTTTTCTTCTCTGTAGTAATTTTGGCGCATGCCATTTGTAACTAACATCTACCAAAGTACCGatgtaaaattaaaattttgtacaTACACAAGTGATATAGCCAAATTTTGACTAATTTTCGTCtacaaagtattttttttctttgggatATACAGAGTAACCGACCCGTTAAGAAGTACTGTActatgatttttataaaattttcatttatttattattacacAAGTATATTTTTAGGTCACCAAgtttaattgaaaattttagaTACAAGTAAAGAAAACAAactattttcattaaaaaaattagttttatttttatttgaatgTCTATTTAAATTTAGTAATATGTAACGGCCCATCCTATAATAGTATCCTGGATCCGCCGCTACTGGTATAGAAATGAAAGGAACAAGTTGGTTTATTCAGGTTGATCGATGGTTCATTGAAGAAGCGAACTCGAACTGTTGGTATGAGTTGGTTCCTTAAAAATCAACAAGGGGTCATATACAGGGTCTTAGGAGGGGCGTATGTGGGAAAAAACGGAGTAGGTTTTACATGCAAAAGCACTTGCATGTTTATTTgctctccaatggagtattgaTGCTATTCTCCAGCGCTTTACAATTCTGGCTGACTCTCAAACGTTGGTCGAGATGTTACTACATCATGATGCAGGTAACAGACAAATTCTCTTTACTTTGAAGGAGATACGACGCTTGGACAAGACCATGGAATAATGTAATATTCACAAGGTAAGTCAACAATAGGTTCAAAGGGCTGATCTTGCGAATGGAGCGACTTCGACTTCCATCTCTTTTTTTTGCTTTCCTTAGTTTTGGTTTGTTTAGTTTAACATTGAAAAAAAAGCAATTATTAAATGATTGTTTAATTTTGGTGTAGATCGGTTCAAGCTCAAACTTAAACTTAGATGTTTTACTAGCGAGCCAAGCTAGAACAACCAAATTAAAAGCTCGGTTGATCTAAGTTCAACCTCAAACTCTAGCCTGGCCCGAACACATTAACGTGCGATTGCTCGATATCGCAGGAGGCAAGGAACCGGGAGGTTATGTTTGACGGGGATCCTAAACTTTCATCTAGCGTCAACGACTCAAACATTAAATTGAAAACCCAGAATATACAGAATCGTTGCAGTGAACAGTGAGCAGCGACAGAAAGGAGAGAGGATGAATCAGAGCCCTCAAACCAGCGATGGCAGGCACGACGATGATGCCACACTCTCTGAGTTTCTTGCATCGTTAATGGATTACACTCCCACCGTAATTTTAACCTGTTTTCTTAATTTGTAAATTTGTTTTCTTTGAAAATTTCTGATTAATTTTCTGACGAGATGCTCTTCTTCCTGTACAGATTCCTGATGAATTGGTTGAACATTACCTCGGCAAAAGTGGATTTCAATGTCCCGATGTTCGATTGTAGGTATTTCGTTtccttttaaataaaattacttACGATTGTTGAATTCATTGATTTCAGTTGTTCAGTTTATCTTCATAGCGCAATTTTGAGTAGCTTTTGTAAAAATTAGGTTTCGGTAATGCATCATTAATGCGCAATTTTATGTTTGCTTATATTTTTTTGTTCGAGTTTAGTGTCTAGGTCActgatatgattttttttttcccattttGATGTCGAATTTGGAGCTCAATATTATCATTGGAAAGTGAACCTCGCTATTTAGGTTGTGGTGATTGATGAAATACATAAGTTTAGACAAGAATATACAAGGTGACTATAACCTTATTAACAAGTACTATTAAGAATTGGGATAAATCTGGAGAATTATTCATCTATTGACAAAACTTATTCTACCAAATGTGTACAGTTTTCTCAATTTTGGGAGGCAAGCATTAGGGCTGTGAAGTGCAATTGGTGTTATCAGCTTTTTTCTATATAAATTATTGCATCTATGGCATTTATTTGTCTTTCTCTCTCGTGAGACCGTTCTTACATTGATACTGTAAGATGACAATACGGTTGCATCAATGTTGTAGGATGTCtttaatttgaaatgaaagttTTGGGTAAAATGTCTTATTTGTTTTAAACTGGAATAGAGTGTCACTTACAAACTAGAGGATTAGGAGTCTCCCAATTAAAAGCTTAGCATACACCAAATCGTATCTTTCTAACAAGAGTATAGTCCCGCATCAGGTCACACTTCATACAGAGATATGAGGAGGGAAAATCCCACACAACGTAAGAATTGTTTTTGAATACAAGTAGGGGAAGCAAAAGATTCTTTTTCTGATGCTTGAATTGCATATGCTTTCTTTTATTCTTGATCTTGCTGCTTAGATCACTGACCGTGCCAGAAACATAATCGAAGTGCTGTCCTTTTGTTTCAGGATTAGACTCGTGGCTGTTGCTACTCAGAAATTCATTTCGGAGGTTGCTACTGATGCCCTTCAGTATGTCTCTTGCTATTTTCCATCTGCCTGTATAATAAGTTAATAACTGAACTTGTTTGCGAGTGTACTTATGGCAGATACATATATTTACTTCTGCATGTTGGTGTGGGTGTTGGAGTTTGTGAATGCCTgagtttttttttccctttgatTTTTCACCTTCAGTCTATCTAGTTAACTACGTCCTCTTTTCACTACCTCTTTAGAATATGTCTTTCCTCGGTTTTGATTAGAAATAACCTGTACTAGTGTGTTGCTGTAATTTAATTTTCTACAAAGAAGTTTTAGTCACCTTATAGTTGAAAAAGTCAATCAAACAAAGaatagaaaaatcaaacaaaacaaTAAGTCAACTCACAAGTACATGAAACGAGTAGGCACAGAAAACACTATGAAAGTTGAAATGTGTACTGTGTACACACACAAACACAACGCAAAAGCCAAAAGTGGACCAAAACAGAAAGTGTATGAACTTTGAAAAAGAAACTTGTACCAGTGGAGAAATTTGCTGATTAATCAATATCATGATGACTTTCAGCCAAGCTCTTTCTATTTCTCTCTCCAACCTTTCTACCTCCACCTTATGTTACAGGGTTAATAGGTGATCGTTAAGAGGGTAATACATGATCGTGATCCTATTCCATACATCTTACTGCCCTTGGACGACTGGATGTTATAATAGCAGCATGACTAAATGAAACAGATCCCCCTTGTGCATTTTTAGTTTTCCTGCGCATTTGACATCCTGAAAGAAAAGGTCCCTTGCTGTAGAACAAAGCAAAAGAATTTCCCTGCATGTCAGCACATATGTGATGTTGCTTATTTACACTATAGTTATTAAAGATTATTGATTCTGTCACCATGATGATGAATATTCATGCTTTGACATTTCTGTAGGCACTGCAAAGCCAGGCAGTCGTCTGTGGTCAAAGACAAAAGAGATAAGCAGCAAAAGGTATGTTGATGGTTGAGTTTACTTTACTATAGAGCTTGTGCCTTGTCCATCCCCTCTTTCCTTCCGTCCAACCAAAAGGGGTAGTTATGGTTGGTGAAAATAGTCAATGAAATTAACAATTGTTTCATGCTTCTTTAATCTTTGGGAAACAGGAAAAGCGTCTCGTTTTGACGATGGAGGACCTTTCAAGAGCTCTGAGAGAGGTAAGTCCTGCATCAGTATATGCTGTTATGTTGCTGAATTTTTGACATCATAACTATGGGTATAAAGGCAGTCATTATATGAAAAAACAGTTTGATAGATTAACTGAATTAATGACGACTGATGGACTTTAAAAACATCTAATAAACTGCAGTAAACCTTATGGAATTTCCCCTGTTCTCTTATTTGGTAAGATTTAAAAGAATTAGAAAATGTGAAAATATATTGATTGGACTTGACTCATAAATCTCAGTTAGGAGTTGCTCTGTAGAAAATTTTTATGATGCAAAATATACTATTTACTCATCAAAATAAATCTTTGATGACCTTATAACCTAGGTGTCCTAGGAACAGAGTACTTACTAAAATATTATGGTTAAAAGAAATGTTTACAGTCCTAACATTCAACGCATGCCTGTTTTTTCTGTACTTTCATGCATAAACTACAACAGAATTCAATATATATCATGCCTAGCTACTTATATACTATTCCAGGGCTGAGTAAATAGCGATCAACAAATTAACTTAAGCTTACAACTTCTTGCTGAAAAGAGGAAGTGAAAATCATGTTGTCACTAATATGACAATTTCTTTCGAAAAGGCTCTTGCACAGTTGCACCTATAAATGGCTTCTGAATTTCTGATAAGTTTGAAGAGTTTCATGTTTGAGTAAAATGCGAGCTCTAAGACCACCCAAATTCCACAAGACATTTTTGCTTATTTGCTAACACAATTAATCTTTCTTGACTTGAAACCTGGGTTTGACCTGAATAATGTGTAAAAGGTCAATGTAGCTATATAAACCCAAGTATAGCCAATCAAAAAATATACTCTAACAATCATATGATCCACGTTTGTAGCAAAGGATCTTGAAAAAGGAAAAGTATAATGCGAGTTTAATATTTCTTTCACTCAATTTTTGATTTTGCTTCATCCACCTTAAGTACTTAACAATTCATCATCATTTAGGGTTAAAAAGGCCTTTGAAAATTTAAATAGCTACACGCACAACCATATTTCTAAGCTTATCAAGCTTATTGGTCTTAATTTATAGAGCCATTGATCATATAATGTATTAATCTCTTTGAAAGGGCTGCTTTTATTCCTGATATCAAGACAATCTAGTTTAGAATTTAAATCTAGCCAACCTAAGATCTGATTCCTGAGTGTGGCAGGATTTAAAAAGGTCTAATGTAATGCAGCTCTAGCAGCTTAGTCATAACTTAAGCGTCCTAGTATAGAGGTCATTTTGTAAAAAGTTGCGGAGTTGTGTTTCCAACTTCCCACTGATTGAGAAGTAAGCCAATGGTACTTCAAACATGCTATTCATCTAATTCTGGTGCTGATTCCAGTATTCGACCTTCTATCTTAAGATTTGTATTTTCACTTCTGCTTCGTAAATCGACCCAGTTTTTAAAACAGTTGACTAAGTTGGTTATCATTATTTTATTTCGCTAAAGCTCTAGTCTTGATCAATCATTCAACTTTATTGAGCATTTGAGCTACTGAAAATATTCTCGATTTTGATAGTTACCTGTTGGAGTTCTGGACAGGTCAGATTGACCTTTTACTTTAAGTAGACAACATTCCAAGCTCAATTCTTGGAAAAGTTAGGTCTAAGCTAGGTATCAAATTGCGACCCTGCTCTTCAAAACCGTTATAATTGTCCTACTTTTTAAACTCATAAATCCACTGATAAATGCTTCTATTAGTTCAGAGTTTTGTTTTCCACTTTTCCCCTATTGGAAAGTCAGGGTGGAATGGAGGCTATGGCCTTGTTTGGTAGAGAGAGTTTTGAAGGTAAATTGGAGGTTAGGACCACTATTAGAGGTTTGACTAGTCAAAACCTCTAATAGTGGTGTTTGGTCTTAATCCTCCAATTTCAAAAACGTAACCTTGAGCAGCGTTTTCAAAAGAGGATTGAAATTGAattgttgaaaagtcatttttACCCCATTTTCATCTTTCTTTCCCGCCCTCCATAATTAATGGATCTGGAACTTTTTTCTTTAGCTTTTTAACCATGCGTACAATATTCTTTCTGTAAATTTACTTCAATGGAAGTTTTAATTGTGAGCTTGGATTAATTGATTTTTATTACACAAAGAGGGTGGAGCATTACCTCTCAAAAAGATGGTGAGCAGAGCATTGAAAATGGAGAGAGATAATAGATGATGAATTACTGCTCAACGATACTTCTAAAAAAATGGTGAGCAGAGCAGCAATGAAAATGGAGATGGTAAATCAAGATTGAGTGCAGcgaggagagggagagggagaaaGGGAGGGAGGGACAGTGGTTTTGGTCCCCTTGAAGATTTTTGGagtttttattattttgttgcttcttttcttaattttaatgTTAATGCCACAAAAAACTTCCTAAGTACTCATAAACTACACATCATATACCGTATTACCTAAATTTTCCATTTTACCCAAAGTTATATTCCGTACATTTGTAAATTAGCAACACACCATTTAAATTTTGAACACACCATTTAAATTTTCATCTTAATTATTAACCAAAAAAAGTTGTATGTTACaaaaattcaatatttataaatgtcattttacactATCAAACAGTTATCAGCTTTTAATAATCATTTAAGTGTTACCAAACACTTATATACAAATCCGCAGTCAAATCTGCTTAACAAAAAGGTAATCAGCTAACTGCTAATCCAAACAGTAAATAGCTAAACTCTAAACTCTAACTACCAATCAGGGCCTATATGGTTGTCCATCTGTTACCTATTCCTATCACCATATCAGTGAGAATTTACTCTGTTGTTTAACATGAAACCTGGTGATGTGTGTTCATTGTGACAatgcatgttttttttttgttactatACTAGCTTAAACGAAATAGTTTTGAATCTTAAGGGATAAAAAACGACATGTtatcaaattaattcattacaTGCTAAATTTTGAGTCAATTGAAAATATCAGGCTTTAACGGTTGAGACTCCTTATATATGCATACCTTCTGTTAGCTTTTGATGGTCACAACTCTCAAGTTGCTTTCTCTTGGTCCACAATTTGTGTCCTCTTTTGGCGTTCAATGCAAATTCACATGAAATTGCAAAAACTGAATGCAAGAGCAACAAATTAGCAAGGATTTCATGTGAACCTTTTGAATTATATTTCTGTATTAATGTAATTAACACAAATTTCATTTCCCCCTCTGGAGTCCGTCCAATATGGATGAAAGTAGTAAATTTTACCTCTGGCTGGTTAATGATAAAGCATTTAGAACTTTTAACGTTCTGTTATGTTGCAAGAGAGTATACCTGATCAGTAATCTTACTTGATTTGTATAATTGCATGTAAGTCTTGCCCTATTCAACCACTTTAGGTGAGGGCAGTCCCTTGTCCTAtaaaagttattggtttaaggtCTTCCCTGTTCCCATTCATGAAGACTGTTGCATCCAAGTACCTCATTCCGCGTTTTAGCCGAGATCTATGTTGTGTGGGTGCAGTGATGAACCTAGATTTTGGGTAGTTGGAGATTTTAAATGAGAAAGAACAagtttaatactccctccgtcccgaaatacttgaaccggtttgaccggcacaaagttaaatacaaagtaattgacttattatttaattagatggtagttgatagtggggtattttttaatatagatagggatatgtgtcaactttttaaaGGGGGCAAGGGGGGAAGGGGAGGGTACATGGGACCACAAAGTGACATGAGAAAGGGGtagttgatataatattaataaaattttaccatttatagaaacggtgcaagtaaTCCGGGACGGCTTTATAaagaaagcggtgcaagtattccgggacggagggagtatgttatGGCTTGGGCACATGTGGTTTACACCATATGTGACTGTACATTATACAGATAATAGAAAGTTCAACAAAACTCCGTTTGTCCGTTAATGATTTTCACATTGGGATAGTATAGAAGTTGAATAGGGAGAGTATGCTGATGTGATGGAGATAGATAGGGTGTTTCTAACTCGAAATAGAAATGTTAAATACTTTTTGGGACTACTGTTGTAGGAAAGTGTAAATAGTtctaagggacagagggagtacaggTTAGTGTGAGGCTAGATGTAGAATTAAACGAAATTTAGTGCAAGATTTGAAGAACTTATGTTGCATTATGGATTCTATGGTCGAAGAGGTTGGGCATTGATGGTGGATCAAGCAGAGGCATTTGTAGTTAATTGACATTATTTATTCGGTTTATTCACCGTATAAACCTGAGTTTTaagttaattcaccaaataccctcgtgtTTTCAATAATTCACCATATATTCCTATGGTTTGAAAAAATTCACCATATACCCTTGAGGTTTAGAAAAACACTTGACTTGCCCTTAATATGCCTAACACCGTCAAACTTCCGTTAGTTTACATCATCTTCCTTCTCCCACCTTCATCCTCACCTCTCCTCTTTTGCTAAATAATCAAAATTGCTACTGCCATATGATCCAACCTCCATGAAAATTCACCCATTTTCAGATCCAACCTCTATGAAAACCCACCCTAAAAATCTTTGTACAAAGAAACAAAAGGAGACTCAACTcatccttttttttatatatttttcctCCTTTCTTTTGTGCTAATTAGATTCCATCTCCTACCGATCGTCAAATTTACGACCTACAACTAAAAGGGGTTTTCAAGGCTCCTCAATTTTTAATCATTTACAATTTAATTATCCAAATAAGTTCACAGGAAAAATCAATTATTTCTCTTCCTGCTTCAATTTTATTCATCAATTTTATTTGGTTTGTTTTGTCTTCCAATTTTGGCGGGGTTTACTGAAGGTTTTCTAGGTTTTTTGGATTCGGAATTCAGGTGGTGATTTTATTTCGTTTGTTTTGTCTTCCAATGGGGAGATGAAATCCTCGACGAATTTCTCACTAGGACCATCGACAGACGGTGTCGATACACGGCTGAAGACGACAACCACTGCCAAAAATAGAGTAAAATAGAGTCGTTGAGGCCAAAAGTGACCACAAATAAGCCAAAGGATCAATGATTATGAAGAAACTCTGACccaaataataatatcccaacaatTAGATGACATTTGATTTCATCAGCTGTTCTGGGATCTCTGTTTCTATTTCTTTTATTGGGGAATTTGTGTGTGAATATTGAATAAAAGTTTGAGATAGATAGAGAGATGCCATCCCAAATGGGTTTCTAGGTATTTAGAGAGAATGTGAATGAGAGGAAGAGATGAGAGGGAAAGTGGGTTTGCACCTACTCGATGGCGTGGGATCGTGAAAGGTTTAGGTAGCGTTTGCGTTGGTGTTTACTATGTTCTGCATGGTggtggagagagagagagagagagagagagagagagggctgATTATCAGAGATTCCTATAAGATTCCGAGAAGTTGAATTGGAGGTTATGCTAGTTTATTTAgattaaaagaacatattaaATTTAGGGATTTGTGGAAATCTTAAGTGGAAGGGGGAAATCACATAGGAGTgaataaaattcattaaaattataCGATGAAGGTGGAGgtcgagaaaacccccttgagTTCTAACGGTGACTTAAAGGAAGGGTTATGCGGTAAATTTTTTCAAACCATAAGGATATATGGTGATTACTGAAAACACGAGGGTATATGGTGAATTAACATAAACCTCGAGGTTATATCGTGAAAAAGCCGTTATTTATTTGACTTCAAGACTTTTTTGTATTTTATCAAATAAATAAAGGCTCTTGCAATTTTTTATAGGCTCTTTTGTATGTTATCAAATAAATAAAGGCTCTCTTGCAATGTTTTATTGTGTAATCTGAATCTTCTTTTGTTGGAAAAGAATCTATTTCATCCTTTGGGACATAGCAAGATGATATTTGATTAAAAGAGGTTCCAAGAAAAGGGCTACTGAATAGCTGGTTACTTTTATTCTGCTGTATCAACATGAAATGTATTGTTATAATGTTATGGTGGTAAAATGAAGAAgaaattttactttttttatatgaGGATTCACCCCCTCTAGGCCCAACTTCTTTTCCCCATTATATCTATATGCAAATGAAGTGAAGCAACGTTGATGAATAGATTATTCAGTGGGAGCATTTCTTTTTCATGTTTTGGTGACCGTAGCATTTCTTTTTTTATGAGGATTCACCCCCTCTAGGCCCAACTTCTTTTCCCCATTATATCTATATGCAAATGAAGTGAAGCAACGTTGATGAATAGATTATTC
This sequence is a window from Spinacia oleracea cultivar Varoflay chromosome 1, BTI_SOV_V1, whole genome shotgun sequence. Protein-coding genes within it:
- the LOC110775495 gene encoding transcription initiation factor TFIID subunit 10, producing MNQSPQTSDGRHDDDATLSEFLASLMDYTPTIPDELVEHYLGKSGFQCPDVRLIRLVAVATQKFISEVATDALQHCKARQSSVVKDKRDKQQKEKRLVLTMEDLSRALREYGVNLKHQEYFADSTSTGTDPASKDE